A window of Dyella terrae contains these coding sequences:
- a CDS encoding DNA topoisomerase I, whose product MAKNLLIVESPAKAKTINKYLGKDFQVLASYGHVRDLRPKEGAVDPDHGFAMAYEVIDRNEKHVDAIAKAARQADDIYLATDLDREGEAISWHISEILKERGLTKGKQLHRVVFSEITPKAIKAAVAAPRQLSHDLVDAQQARRALDYLVGFNLSPVLWRKVQRGLSAGRVQSPALRMIVEREEEIEAFVAREYWTIEAALRHPEGDFSARLTRLNGKKFEQFDLTNETDAFAARAALKEAAHGRLTVSDVGSKERKRRPAPPFTTSTLQQEAARKLGFSTSRTMKVAQGLYEGVSIGSEGNVGLITYMRTDSVALSEDAVGELRQLIARDFGKKALPDHAQVYKSKSKNAQEAHEAIRPTSAMRSPREVSSYLNEEQRKLYELIWKRTVACQMIHATMNTVSVDFDVKNVAGGDAAFRATGTTVVDPGFLAVYEEGRDQRSAEDDDEGRRLPRLEVGEQVALHDIAADQHFTEPPPRYSEASLVKTLEEYGIGRPSTYASIIQVLLNREYVLLDSRRFKPTDVGRAVSKFLTQHFTRYVDYDFTAKLEDELDAVSRGEEAWVPLMERFWQPFKQQVDEKTETVDRSEATGARELGTDPKSGKPVSVRLGRYGPYAQIGDKDQDEKLQFASLRTGQSMHTITLEEALELFKLPRQLGQAENGDDVSVGVGRFGPFVKQGSTYASLKPEDDPYTIELPRALQIVQEKLEMLANRIILDFGNGVQVLNGRFGPYITDGEKNARIPKDQEPKELTEAQCLELLAAAPVKKGRGFKKAAGKKAAAKKAPAKKAASKSTATKTATKTATKKAAAKSTTGAATKKAATATKKATVKKTATKKAATKKTPAKKPAGA is encoded by the coding sequence ATGGCAAAGAACCTGCTCATCGTCGAATCCCCCGCCAAGGCGAAGACGATCAACAAGTATCTGGGCAAGGACTTCCAGGTCCTGGCCTCCTATGGTCACGTCCGTGACCTCCGGCCCAAGGAGGGGGCGGTCGACCCCGACCATGGCTTTGCCATGGCCTACGAGGTCATCGACCGCAACGAAAAGCATGTCGATGCCATCGCCAAGGCGGCTCGCCAGGCCGACGACATCTACCTCGCGACCGACTTGGATCGCGAAGGCGAGGCGATCAGCTGGCATATCAGCGAGATTCTCAAGGAGCGCGGCCTGACCAAGGGCAAGCAGCTCCATCGCGTGGTGTTCTCGGAAATTACGCCCAAAGCGATCAAGGCTGCCGTCGCCGCGCCTCGCCAGCTTTCCCATGACCTGGTGGATGCCCAGCAGGCGCGTCGCGCACTGGACTATCTCGTGGGCTTCAATCTGTCGCCGGTGCTGTGGCGCAAGGTACAGCGCGGCTTGTCCGCAGGTCGCGTGCAGAGTCCGGCGCTGCGCATGATCGTCGAGCGCGAAGAGGAAATCGAAGCCTTCGTGGCGCGCGAGTATTGGACGATTGAAGCGGCACTTCGTCATCCGGAAGGCGATTTTTCGGCGCGTCTGACCAGGCTCAATGGCAAGAAGTTCGAGCAGTTCGACCTGACCAACGAGACCGATGCCTTTGCGGCCCGCGCTGCGCTGAAGGAAGCCGCGCACGGTCGCCTTACCGTCAGCGATGTGGGTAGCAAGGAGCGCAAGCGTCGCCCGGCTCCGCCGTTCACTACGTCCACGCTGCAGCAGGAAGCCGCGCGCAAGCTTGGTTTCTCGACCAGCCGCACCATGAAAGTGGCGCAGGGCCTGTACGAAGGTGTGTCGATCGGCAGCGAAGGCAACGTCGGTCTTATCACCTATATGCGTACGGACTCCGTTGCCTTGTCCGAAGATGCCGTGGGCGAGCTGCGCCAGCTGATTGCGCGCGACTTCGGCAAGAAGGCGCTGCCGGATCACGCGCAGGTCTACAAGTCCAAGTCCAAGAACGCCCAGGAAGCGCATGAGGCGATTCGACCGACCTCGGCCATGCGTTCGCCGCGCGAAGTGTCGTCGTACCTCAACGAGGAACAGCGCAAGCTCTACGAACTGATCTGGAAGCGCACCGTGGCGTGCCAGATGATCCATGCCACGATGAACACCGTGTCCGTGGACTTCGACGTCAAGAACGTCGCAGGCGGCGATGCCGCGTTTCGCGCCACGGGTACGACCGTCGTCGATCCGGGCTTCCTGGCTGTATACGAAGAAGGTCGTGACCAGCGTAGTGCCGAGGATGACGATGAAGGTCGTCGCCTGCCGCGCCTGGAAGTAGGTGAGCAGGTCGCCCTGCACGACATCGCTGCAGACCAGCACTTCACCGAGCCGCCGCCGCGCTACTCCGAAGCGAGCCTGGTGAAGACGCTTGAGGAATATGGCATTGGTCGCCCGTCCACCTACGCCAGCATCATTCAGGTGCTTCTGAATCGCGAATACGTCCTTCTCGACAGTCGCCGCTTCAAGCCGACTGACGTGGGCCGCGCGGTGAGCAAGTTCCTGACCCAGCATTTCACCCGCTATGTCGACTACGACTTCACCGCCAAGCTCGAAGACGAGCTCGATGCGGTCAGTCGTGGCGAAGAAGCCTGGGTGCCGCTGATGGAACGCTTCTGGCAGCCGTTCAAGCAGCAGGTCGACGAGAAGACCGAAACGGTCGATCGCAGCGAAGCCACTGGCGCGCGCGAGTTGGGCACCGATCCAAAATCGGGCAAGCCCGTGTCCGTGCGTCTGGGTCGTTACGGACCGTACGCACAGATTGGCGACAAGGATCAGGACGAAAAGCTCCAGTTCGCCAGCCTGCGTACCGGGCAGAGCATGCATACCATCACGCTGGAAGAGGCCCTGGAACTCTTCAAGCTGCCGCGCCAGCTCGGCCAGGCGGAAAACGGCGACGACGTGAGTGTGGGCGTCGGCCGATTCGGCCCCTTCGTGAAGCAGGGCAGCACTTACGCTTCTCTGAAGCCCGAAGATGACCCTTACACGATCGAGCTGCCGCGTGCGCTGCAGATCGTGCAGGAAAAGCTCGAGATGCTGGCCAACCGCATCATCCTGGACTTCGGTAACGGCGTGCAGGTGCTCAACGGACGCTTTGGTCCGTATATCACCGACGGTGAAAAGAACGCGCGCATTCCGAAAGACCAGGAGCCCAAGGAGCTGACCGAGGCCCAGTGCCTGGAGCTGCTGGCGGCGGCGCCGGTCAAGAAGGGCCGCGGTTTCAAAAAGGCGGCGGGCAAGAAGGCGGCGGCCAAGAAAGCACCTGCGAAGAAGGCTGCCTCCAAGTCGACGGCGACCAAGACCGCCACCAAGACCGCCACCAAGAAGGCGGCGGCCAAGTCGACGACCGGCGCGGCGACGAAGAAGGCTGCCACCGCTACCAAGAAGGCCACCGTCAAGAAGACGGCGACCAAGAAAGCCGCCACCAAGAAGACCCCTGCCAAGAAGCCGGCTGGCGCCTGA
- a CDS encoding L-threonylcarbamoyladenylate synthase: MTRTFTLGELDAAASLLHGGGVVAYPTEAVFGFGCDPHNHDAFRRLFAFKQRPPTQGVLLIAETFEQVERYIDRSRVPDTVMAEVLASWPGPITWIFPRSGDVPDWVAGSHEGIALRVTAHAPAAALCRAYGGALVSTSANPHGQPPARSVAMLREYFGDTVDGIVDAPLGQLDRPTMIRDALTGAIIRS, from the coding sequence GTGACCCGGACGTTCACCCTGGGCGAACTGGACGCTGCCGCCTCGCTTTTGCATGGCGGCGGTGTGGTGGCCTATCCCACCGAAGCCGTATTTGGCTTCGGTTGCGACCCCCACAACCACGATGCCTTCCGGCGTCTGTTTGCTTTCAAGCAGCGTCCGCCCACGCAGGGCGTGCTGCTGATCGCGGAAACCTTTGAGCAGGTGGAGCGCTACATCGACCGATCCCGGGTACCGGATACGGTAATGGCTGAAGTTCTGGCCAGCTGGCCGGGCCCGATCACCTGGATATTCCCGCGCTCAGGCGACGTACCGGACTGGGTGGCCGGGTCTCACGAGGGCATTGCCTTGCGCGTGACGGCTCACGCACCGGCTGCTGCGCTCTGCCGGGCCTACGGTGGCGCCCTGGTTTCAACCAGCGCCAATCCGCATGGCCAACCGCCGGCACGCTCCGTCGCCATGCTTCGCGAATATTTCGGGGACACTGTCGATGGCATCGTCGACGCCCCCTTGGGACAACTCGACCGCCCCACCATGATTCGAGACGCCCTGACCGGCGCTATCATCCGTAGTTGA
- a CDS encoding AMP-binding protein produces MAIVYDSYRQELADSSLPLLAAGQPGRTVAWRNGAPISAAQFLAHVQQVAATLPSGSAAVNLCEDRYAFLVAFCAIVLRGQANLLPSSRAPQAVTDVMAGYPGSYAVGEQALEPAPPSYHPMPTLVDLAHAPTSVDGFVVPLIPADQVVALGYTSGSTGVPKSYPKTWRSFHASTAGNVRVLHALVGKHFDVVATVPPQHMYGMEMSVLLPLLGDVAVHAGRPFFPADVAAALAQVPGPRVLIITPIHLRALVESGVTLPPIAAMVSATAPMPAELAREAETRFGAPLLEVFGSTETCVIATRRAADDEPWTLYDGIHLHPQPDGTAVEAPQLDGLLTLADIVVLQDDGRRFRLCGRHADLLEIAGKRASLGDLTRRLLAIPGVLDGVMLQLDGDVIGVKRVAALVVAPDLDEQTILNRLRESVEPLFLPRPLRLVSALPRNETGKLPRAELMAMLEKAG; encoded by the coding sequence TTGGCCATCGTCTACGACAGCTATCGCCAGGAACTGGCCGATTCGAGCTTGCCCCTTCTGGCAGCCGGTCAGCCCGGGCGCACCGTGGCGTGGCGCAATGGCGCTCCGATCAGCGCAGCGCAGTTTCTGGCCCACGTGCAGCAGGTCGCGGCGACGCTGCCGAGTGGCTCGGCTGCCGTCAACCTGTGTGAGGACCGATACGCGTTCCTCGTCGCCTTCTGCGCGATCGTCCTGCGCGGGCAAGCCAATCTTCTGCCCTCCTCGCGCGCGCCACAGGCGGTAACCGACGTCATGGCGGGCTATCCCGGAAGCTATGCCGTGGGTGAGCAGGCCCTTGAGCCGGCACCGCCCTCGTATCACCCGATGCCCACCCTGGTGGACCTGGCGCATGCGCCGACCTCTGTCGACGGATTCGTGGTGCCCCTCATTCCCGCAGACCAGGTGGTGGCCCTCGGCTATACCTCAGGCTCCACGGGCGTGCCCAAGTCCTATCCGAAGACCTGGCGGAGTTTCCATGCCAGCACAGCCGGCAACGTTCGCGTGCTGCACGCGCTGGTCGGCAAGCACTTCGACGTGGTCGCCACCGTGCCGCCTCAGCACATGTACGGCATGGAGATGTCGGTGCTCCTCCCGTTGCTGGGAGATGTCGCGGTCCATGCGGGACGGCCCTTCTTTCCTGCCGACGTGGCCGCCGCGTTGGCGCAAGTGCCTGGCCCCCGTGTCCTGATCATCACGCCGATCCACCTTCGTGCATTGGTCGAATCGGGCGTGACCCTGCCGCCGATCGCTGCCATGGTGTCGGCCACGGCACCGATGCCAGCCGAGCTCGCGCGCGAAGCCGAAACGCGATTTGGCGCGCCGTTGCTGGAGGTGTTCGGTTCGACCGAGACCTGTGTCATTGCCACGCGACGTGCTGCGGACGATGAGCCGTGGACCCTCTACGACGGTATCCACCTGCATCCTCAGCCCGACGGAACCGCGGTCGAGGCGCCTCAGCTCGACGGCCTGCTCACGCTGGCGGACATCGTCGTGCTGCAGGATGACGGACGCCGCTTCCGCCTGTGCGGCCGCCATGCCGACTTGCTTGAAATTGCGGGCAAACGCGCATCCCTGGGCGATCTCACGCGTCGCCTGCTCGCCATTCCTGGTGTGCTCGATGGCGTGATGCTGCAACTTGATGGCGACGTCATCGGCGTCAAACGCGTTGCTGCTCTGGTAGTCGCTCCCGATCTGGACGAGCAGACCATCCTGAACCGGCTTCGCGAATCGGTTGAGCCGCTTTTCCTCCCCCGTCCCCTTCGCCTGGTTTCCGCGCTGCCTCGCAATGAAACCGGCAAGCTTCCTCGCGCAGAGCTGATGGCCATGCTTGAAAAAGCTGGCTGA
- the purD gene encoding phosphoribosylamine--glycine ligase: MKVLVIGNGGREHALAWKLKQSPRVSEVIVAPGNAGTARERGVRNANVAVTDIEGLLKLAREEKVELTVVGPEVPLVAGVVDKFRAAGLRIFGPRAIAAQLEGSKAFAKDFLLRHNIPTAHYAVFTQLEPALAYVRKHGAPIVIKADGLAAGKGVVVALTLADAELALHDMLGAHSFGDASARVVIEEFLEGEEASYIVMSDGSHALPMASSQDHKRRDEGDLGPNTGGMGAYSPAPVVTPDIEKRILKEVIEPTLHGMAAEGAPFIGFLYAGLMIDKSGTPKVIEFNVRFGDPETQPIMLRLKSDLLELIESALDGELHHTSIHWDQRPSIGVVLAAGGYPGKVRSGDAIEGLDAHFSDDVKVFHAGTRTDADGRSVTAGGRVLTVCALGKDIAAARENAYDAVAKIHFDGMFCRRDIAHRALHRS; this comes from the coding sequence ATGAAGGTTCTGGTCATCGGCAACGGCGGGCGCGAACACGCCCTGGCGTGGAAGCTCAAGCAGTCGCCGCGGGTCAGTGAAGTCATCGTTGCCCCGGGCAATGCCGGCACGGCACGCGAACGGGGCGTGCGCAATGCCAATGTCGCCGTGACCGATATCGAGGGCTTGCTGAAGCTGGCGCGCGAGGAAAAGGTCGAACTCACCGTGGTGGGACCCGAAGTGCCGCTGGTGGCAGGTGTCGTGGACAAATTCCGCGCAGCTGGTCTGCGCATCTTCGGCCCGCGCGCCATTGCCGCTCAGCTGGAAGGGTCCAAGGCCTTTGCCAAGGATTTCCTGCTGCGCCATAACATCCCTACAGCCCACTATGCGGTCTTCACTCAGCTGGAGCCGGCGCTGGCTTATGTGCGCAAACATGGCGCACCGATCGTCATCAAGGCCGATGGCCTCGCGGCGGGCAAGGGCGTGGTCGTGGCACTCACGCTGGCCGATGCCGAACTGGCGCTGCATGACATGCTCGGTGCCCACAGCTTTGGTGATGCATCGGCCCGCGTGGTCATCGAGGAATTCCTCGAAGGCGAAGAAGCCAGCTACATTGTCATGAGCGATGGAAGTCACGCGCTGCCCATGGCCAGCAGCCAGGATCACAAGCGTCGCGACGAGGGCGATCTTGGCCCCAATACTGGCGGTATGGGCGCCTACTCGCCTGCGCCGGTTGTCACGCCGGACATCGAAAAGCGCATTCTCAAGGAAGTCATCGAACCGACCTTGCACGGCATGGCCGCGGAGGGCGCGCCCTTCATTGGATTCCTTTACGCGGGCCTGATGATCGACAAATCCGGCACGCCCAAGGTCATCGAATTCAACGTCCGCTTTGGTGACCCCGAAACGCAGCCCATCATGCTTCGCCTGAAGTCCGATCTTCTGGAGTTGATTGAGTCGGCGCTCGATGGCGAACTCCACCACACATCGATCCATTGGGATCAGCGTCCATCCATCGGCGTCGTCCTCGCTGCTGGCGGTTACCCGGGGAAGGTCCGTTCCGGTGATGCCATCGAAGGCCTCGATGCGCACTTCTCAGATGACGTGAAGGTTTTTCACGCCGGAACCCGAACCGACGCGGATGGCCGCTCAGTCACCGCGGGTGGCCGTGTTCTCACCGTCTGTGCACTGGGCAAAGACATCGCCGCGGCACGCGAAAACGCCTACGACGCGGTCGCGAAAATTCATTTCGACGGAATGTTCTGTCGCCGTGATATCGCACATCGAGCACTTCATCGCAGCTAA
- a CDS encoding cupin domain-containing protein: MSHPRSLLKADAIAKMEPVSNAHPLNPESFRHKRALSDATGISQFGFHLIDIPPGKDSTEYHRHHYEEECIYIVEGCGEALIDDERFAVGAGDFMGFARLGAAHSLTNTGTGVLRLIVAGPRLEHDVCDYPHIRRRLHANGAMHVLTDLPEG, encoded by the coding sequence ATGAGTCATCCCCGATCGCTCCTGAAGGCCGATGCCATCGCGAAGATGGAGCCTGTCAGCAACGCCCATCCACTTAATCCGGAATCTTTCCGCCACAAGCGTGCATTGTCCGACGCCACCGGTATCTCGCAGTTTGGTTTTCACCTGATCGACATTCCGCCAGGCAAGGATTCCACGGAATATCACCGGCATCACTACGAGGAGGAATGCATCTACATCGTGGAAGGATGTGGTGAGGCTTTGATTGATGATGAGCGTTTTGCCGTCGGTGCGGGCGATTTCATGGGATTCGCACGTCTAGGCGCAGCGCACTCGCTCACCAATACGGGCACTGGTGTGCTGCGCCTTATCGTGGCTGGCCCGCGCCTTGAGCATGACGTCTGTGACTACCCCCACATCCGCAGGCGGCTGCACGCTAACGGCGCAATGCACGTACTGACAGATTTGCCTGAGGGTTAG
- a CDS encoding CsgG/HfaB family protein: protein MSAQIPKCSRNLGSIAVHEPDGGKHWWTEKQLPAPSKLIKVYISKSGCFKLVDRGVGMDIAMKERELASQGQLRVQSAVGKGQIKAADYILVPDFISSNNDAGGGGGAAALGGLIGGGAGALLGSINFRSRTADVVLTVTDVRSSEQVAMVEGSYKKTDIGFGAAGGLFSAGGLGSASVGGYANTEMGQVTALAYLQAYTELVRQLGGLPDDAKEANAKQSVTVYKAGKLLSRADGSGKSVRDVTPDVLLYPTGNKQGAMWEVEDDVGNKGWISSTLLKLAH, encoded by the coding sequence ATGTCCGCACAGATCCCCAAGTGTTCCAGGAATCTGGGTTCGATCGCAGTCCATGAGCCGGATGGCGGAAAGCACTGGTGGACAGAAAAACAGTTGCCGGCCCCATCGAAGCTGATCAAGGTTTACATAAGCAAGTCTGGATGCTTCAAGCTGGTTGATCGCGGTGTGGGTATGGACATCGCGATGAAAGAGCGCGAGCTCGCTTCCCAGGGTCAGCTGCGTGTTCAGTCCGCCGTAGGTAAGGGACAGATCAAGGCCGCGGACTACATCCTGGTTCCCGATTTCATTTCAAGCAACAACGATGCAGGTGGTGGTGGCGGTGCCGCGGCACTTGGCGGACTTATTGGAGGCGGCGCTGGCGCACTGCTGGGCAGCATCAATTTTCGATCACGCACGGCAGACGTCGTGCTGACGGTTACCGACGTGCGCAGTTCCGAACAAGTTGCGATGGTCGAAGGCTCTTACAAAAAGACTGACATAGGCTTCGGCGCGGCAGGAGGTCTTTTCAGTGCGGGCGGCCTGGGAAGCGCGTCAGTAGGTGGTTACGCCAACACCGAAATGGGCCAGGTGACGGCGCTTGCCTACTTGCAGGCATATACAGAGCTCGTGCGCCAGCTCGGTGGGCTTCCGGATGACGCCAAAGAGGCCAACGCGAAACAATCCGTAACTGTCTACAAGGCCGGCAAACTGTTATCGCGGGCAGATGGCTCAGGCAAGTCGGTTCGTGACGTGACGCCTGACGTACTGCTGTATCCAACGGGCAACAAGCAGGGTGCCATGTGGGAAGTCGAGGACGACGTAGGCAACAAAGGATGGATTTCTTCCACGCTACTTAAGTTGGCCCACTGA
- a CDS encoding MFS transporter — protein MSQFALLGSRRFLPFFLTQALGAFNDNAFRNAMVMLVAFQMSLDDQTVSLYTNLAPALFILPFFLFSATAGQLAEKYEKTRIIRYIKLFEIAAMVIAAVGFITHHTTLLLVVLFLMGMHSTAFGPIKYAILPQALKAQELVGGNGLVETGTQLAMLIGMIAGSALMLIAGVGPVAASCATIFIALMGYFASRAIPLAPATAPNLKFSWNPFTETSKVLKLTRDDAAVFNAVLGISWFWFFGTVLIAQLPNYTRMNLGGDGTVNMLVLTLFSIGTGVGSLLCERMSGRRVEVGLVPLGAFGLTLFGVDLFFARSGLATAHGLNWLSFLHSTGSWRIAFDLTMIGVFAGFYVVPLFAFVQSRTPPDRLSRVIAGNNILNALLICLASGFGLALSAAGLHPAQIFLATAILNVAVAVYIFTLVPEFLMRFITWILVNTLYRVRVDGTQNIPEEGAAILVCNHVSYMDALLLMANLRRPVRFVMYYKIFDIPLLKFVFRTAKAIPIAGQKEDPEILQKAYEEIDAALADGQLVCIFPEGGLTKDGAMAHFKPGVLRVLDRRPVPVIPMALRGLWGSVWSRRDTMLHRARVPRRFRARVELVVGPSIAPDSVRMDAMEERVRQLRGDMA, from the coding sequence ATGAGTCAGTTCGCCCTTTTAGGCAGTCGCCGGTTCTTGCCATTTTTCCTGACGCAGGCGCTGGGTGCGTTCAATGACAACGCCTTCCGGAACGCCATGGTCATGCTGGTGGCATTTCAGATGTCACTGGATGACCAAACCGTGTCGCTGTACACAAATCTCGCGCCGGCATTGTTCATCCTGCCATTCTTCCTGTTTTCCGCGACGGCGGGTCAGCTCGCGGAGAAGTACGAGAAAACGCGCATCATCCGCTACATCAAGCTCTTCGAGATCGCGGCCATGGTGATTGCTGCCGTGGGTTTCATCACGCATCACACGACGTTGCTGCTCGTCGTCCTGTTTCTCATGGGTATGCATTCGACGGCGTTCGGACCAATTAAGTACGCGATCCTTCCGCAAGCGCTCAAGGCCCAGGAGTTGGTTGGCGGCAACGGCCTGGTGGAGACCGGAACACAGCTGGCCATGCTCATTGGCATGATCGCCGGCAGCGCGCTCATGCTGATCGCTGGTGTCGGTCCGGTCGCGGCTTCGTGCGCGACGATTTTCATCGCCCTCATGGGGTACTTCGCCAGTCGCGCCATTCCCCTTGCTCCTGCAACCGCGCCAAACCTGAAGTTCAGCTGGAATCCCTTCACTGAAACATCGAAAGTACTCAAGCTGACGCGCGACGATGCGGCTGTGTTCAATGCCGTGCTCGGCATTTCATGGTTCTGGTTCTTCGGCACGGTGCTGATTGCGCAGCTGCCCAATTACACGCGCATGAACCTCGGCGGCGACGGCACGGTAAACATGCTGGTGCTGACACTGTTCTCGATAGGGACGGGAGTCGGGTCGCTCCTGTGCGAGCGAATGTCGGGTCGCCGCGTCGAAGTGGGGCTTGTTCCACTCGGGGCATTCGGACTGACCCTTTTCGGGGTCGATCTATTCTTCGCCCGGTCGGGCCTGGCAACGGCGCATGGGCTGAACTGGCTGAGCTTCCTTCACAGTACCGGTAGTTGGCGCATCGCCTTCGACCTGACGATGATCGGTGTCTTCGCCGGCTTCTACGTCGTCCCCCTCTTTGCGTTCGTACAAAGCAGGACGCCGCCAGACAGGCTCTCGCGCGTTATCGCTGGAAACAACATTCTCAACGCGTTGCTGATCTGTCTCGCATCGGGCTTTGGGCTGGCACTGTCCGCCGCAGGTCTGCATCCGGCGCAAATCTTCCTCGCGACTGCCATTCTCAATGTCGCCGTCGCGGTTTACATCTTTACCCTTGTGCCTGAATTCTTGATGCGGTTCATCACCTGGATCCTGGTGAATACGCTCTATCGGGTGCGCGTGGACGGGACGCAGAACATTCCCGAAGAGGGCGCTGCGATACTCGTGTGCAACCACGTCAGCTACATGGATGCACTGTTGTTGATGGCCAATCTGCGTCGCCCCGTCCGCTTTGTCATGTACTACAAGATATTCGACATTCCATTGCTGAAATTCGTCTTCCGCACCGCAAAGGCCATCCCCATTGCGGGTCAGAAGGAGGATCCGGAAATCCTTCAAAAGGCTTATGAGGAGATCGACGCAGCGCTTGCCGATGGGCAGCTGGTCTGCATTTTCCCGGAGGGAGGGCTAACGAAGGATGGTGCCATGGCGCATTTCAAGCCGGGGGTCTTGCGAGTGCTCGACCGTCGACCGGTACCTGTCATTCCCATGGCATTGCGGGGACTGTGGGGAAGCGTGTGGAGCCGTCGCGATACGATGCTCCACCGTGCCCGCGTCCCACGTCGGTTCAGGGCGCGTGTAGAGCTGGTCGTCGGTCCGTCGATCGCTCCGGACTCAGTGCGGATGGATGCCATGGAAGAGCGTGTTCGTCAGTTGCGTGGCGATATGGCCTGA
- a CDS encoding regulatory signaling modulator protein AmpE — protein sequence MAVSLLAALIAIGLLHLQPHLAHWRGDGGFRRWVTQIGDTSGTGRVLLALLVPVALCLLALWLIGLLPMADLFRLAFALVVLLYAFGPHAYEADLEAILRAPDGASQQAAVQSLTDDGEPIAWNAIAVGEAVAYAALRRRFGVLLWFFILGPAGALLYRLAQTLARGPFDLDPEAKSTSRAIAHFMDWLPAQLLVFTLALVGHWDAVVHAWKEWHRQAIPGSWLRDGPGFLGAAARADIQVDIEAGDGYAEERSDVLAELKRLRSAFVRALLAWLSVVALIVIAGWMS from the coding sequence ATGGCCGTCAGTCTGCTCGCCGCCCTCATCGCCATCGGTCTGCTCCACCTGCAGCCCCACCTTGCGCACTGGCGTGGCGATGGCGGTTTTCGCCGCTGGGTGACGCAAATTGGTGACACCTCGGGAACGGGGCGCGTGCTCCTTGCGCTACTGGTTCCGGTAGCCCTTTGTTTGCTCGCACTGTGGTTGATTGGCCTTCTGCCGATGGCCGACCTGTTCCGGCTGGCATTCGCGCTGGTTGTGCTGCTGTATGCCTTCGGACCTCACGCTTACGAGGCCGACCTGGAGGCGATCCTGCGCGCGCCGGATGGAGCAAGCCAGCAAGCCGCCGTGCAATCGCTAACCGATGACGGCGAACCGATCGCGTGGAACGCCATCGCGGTCGGCGAAGCCGTTGCCTACGCCGCGCTGCGGCGCCGCTTTGGCGTGCTGCTGTGGTTCTTCATTCTCGGTCCCGCGGGCGCGCTGCTGTACCGACTCGCGCAGACCCTGGCGCGCGGCCCGTTCGATCTGGATCCGGAAGCAAAATCCACTTCGCGCGCCATCGCTCATTTCATGGACTGGCTGCCCGCGCAGCTGCTCGTTTTCACCCTCGCCCTTGTGGGCCACTGGGATGCTGTCGTGCATGCGTGGAAGGAGTGGCATCGCCAGGCCATTCCCGGCAGCTGGCTGCGCGACGGCCCCGGCTTCCTGGGTGCCGCCGCACGTGCCGATATCCAGGTCGATATCGAAGCTGGCGATGGGTACGCCGAAGAGCGCAGCGATGTCCTGGCCGAGCTGAAGCGACTGCGCAGCGCCTTCGTCCGCGCGCTACTCGCCTGGTTGAGCGTCGTCGCGTTGATCGTGATTGCGGGCTGGATGAGCTAA
- the nudC gene encoding NAD(+) diphosphatase: protein MTPIAPPRPNTFAGLSLVLDRVAERREDTAWVNDLAASAGARFIVIDPLGETFVQRDDMLLRWLTAAERERLLGDHRASLLGIAHGRPHFMIAVDDVERAGSLAESLHAQRAGLRDAGLQLPADEAALFAYAKGLAHWQRETLHCARCGTELVMVAAGHRAQCNNPSCGRLHFPRTDAAIIVLVEHEGACLLGRQAGWPKGRYSTLAGFIEPGEALEDAVRREVAEESGVAVGDVFYHSSQPWPLPASLMVGFFAKALSPEIRLRDDELEEARWFTPTQILDGLADGSFLPSPPLSVSYRLLSDWLKMRAGVELESAVRDARAARAERPVA from the coding sequence ATGACCCCGATCGCACCGCCGCGGCCCAACACGTTCGCCGGGCTCAGCCTGGTGCTTGATCGCGTGGCTGAACGGCGCGAGGACACGGCCTGGGTCAACGACCTCGCTGCTTCGGCTGGCGCACGTTTCATCGTGATCGATCCGCTGGGCGAGACCTTCGTGCAGCGCGATGACATGCTGCTGCGCTGGTTGACCGCCGCCGAACGGGAACGCCTGCTTGGCGATCATCGCGCCAGTCTCCTGGGCATCGCCCACGGGCGACCGCACTTCATGATTGCCGTCGATGACGTGGAACGCGCAGGCAGTTTGGCGGAATCGCTCCATGCCCAGCGCGCAGGACTTCGTGATGCGGGGCTGCAACTGCCTGCGGATGAAGCCGCGCTATTCGCCTATGCCAAAGGCCTGGCGCACTGGCAACGCGAGACGCTTCATTGCGCCCGCTGCGGCACCGAGTTGGTCATGGTGGCCGCGGGCCATCGCGCCCAATGCAACAATCCCTCATGTGGCCGCCTGCATTTCCCGCGCACCGACGCAGCCATCATCGTGCTCGTAGAGCATGAGGGCGCGTGCTTGCTCGGGCGCCAGGCCGGCTGGCCCAAAGGGCGATACTCGACGCTTGCCGGATTCATCGAGCCGGGCGAGGCGCTGGAAGACGCGGTGCGACGTGAAGTCGCCGAGGAATCCGGCGTCGCCGTCGGTGATGTTTTCTACCATTCGTCGCAACCGTGGCCGCTGCCGGCGTCACTGATGGTGGGCTTCTTCGCCAAGGCACTCTCACCGGAGATCCGTCTGCGTGACGACGAGCTGGAAGAGGCCCGCTGGTTTACGCCCACCCAGATTCTCGACGGGCTCGCCGATGGAAGCTTTCTGCCATCGCCACCGCTTTCGGTGTCCTATCGCTTGTTATCGGACTGGTTGAAGATGCGCGCCGGCGTCGAACTTGAATCCGCAGTGAGGGACGCCCGCGCTGCGCGCGCCGAACGTCCGGTGGCCTGA